One window of Marmota flaviventris isolate mMarFla1 chromosome 5, mMarFla1.hap1, whole genome shotgun sequence genomic DNA carries:
- the LOC139705781 gene encoding zinc finger protein OZF-like, translating into MYQEIHTGEKPCECGKASIQMSHLSQQRIYSGESPFACKVCGKVFSHKSNLTEHELFHNREKPFECNECGKAFSQKQYVIKHQNTHTGEKLFECNDCGKSFSQKENLLTHQKIHTGEKPFECKDCGKAFIQKSNLIRHQRTHTGEKPFICKECGKTFSGKSNLTEHEKIHIGEKPFKCNECGTAFGQKKYLIKHQNIHTGEKPYECNECGKAFSQRTSLIVHVRIHSGDKPYECNVCGKAFSQSSSLTVHVRSHTGEKPYGCNECGKAFSQFSTLALHLRIHTGKKPYQCSECGKAFSQKSHHIRHQKIHTH; encoded by the coding sequence ATGTATCAagaaattcatactggagagaaaccttgtGAATGTGGGAAAGCTTCCATTCAGATGTCACACCTCAGTCAGCAGAGAATTTATAGTGGGGAAAGCCCCTTTGCCTGTAAGGTATGTGGGAAAGTCTTCAGCCACAAATCCAATCTTACTGAGCATGAGCTTTTTCATAATAGAGAGAAACCTTttgaatgtaatgaatgtgggaaggcctttagCCAAAAGCAGTATGTCATTAAACATCAGAatactcatactggagagaagctttTTGAGTGTAATGATTGTGGAAAATCCTTCAGCCAGAAAGAAAACCTCCTTACCCATCAGaaaatccacactggagagaaaccttttGAGTGCAAAGATTGTGGGAAAGCTTTCATTCAGAAGTCCAACCTTATCAGACACCAGAGAactcacacaggagagaagccctttATATGTAAGGAGTGTGGGAAAACCTTTAGTGGGAAATCAAATCTTACTGAGCATGAGAAAATTCATATTGGAGAGAAACCCTTTAAATGTAATGAGTGTGGAACAGCTTTTGGCCAGAAGAAGTACCTCATAAAGCATCAAAacattcacactggagagaaaccctatgaatgtaatgaatgtggaaaagccttctcTCAACGAACATCACTTATTGTGCatgtgagaattcattcaggTGATAAACCTTATGAATGCAATGTATGTGGAAAAGCCTTCTCTCAGAGTTCATCTCTCACTGTACATGTAAGAAGCCATACAGGTGAGAAACCTTACGGatgtaatgaatgtggaaaagctttctcTCAATTCTCAACCCTAGCTCTGCATTTGAGAATACATACAGGTAAGAAACCTTACCAAtgcagtgaatgtgggaaagctttcAGCCAGAAATCACACCATATTAGacatcagaaaattcatactCATTAA